A DNA window from Zingiber officinale cultivar Zhangliang chromosome 3A, Zo_v1.1, whole genome shotgun sequence contains the following coding sequences:
- the LOC122053750 gene encoding monoacylglycerol lipase-like yields MEQGAPVELTSGASGRIILVIRKIRRSAPTPDSLLRALIFLHSITLWFLLLIRSRSPLSWKATATSAVSQAPLRLRNGGGRWSASVEDEDARRRRALAEETKMGSSSEEGVACRCETFVFEGPRRNSLFCRSWLPSSGDLRGIVVILHGLNEHSGRYSRFATQLNACDFGVYAMDWIGHGGSDGLHGYVPSLDYVVEDTVKFLKKIKHEHEGVPCLLFGHSTGGAIVLKAACFPHIETMVEGVIMTSPALRVTPSHPIVGAVAPLISLVLPKFQFKGASKPGIAVSRDPAALSAKYSDPLVYTGPIRVRTGHEILRLSSYLLKKMKSITVPFLVMHGTADRVTDPLASMDLYNVAASKRKDIRLYEGLLHDLLFEPERDEVVADIINWIKRRLDLEQKSDEVNESMEKAI; encoded by the exons ATGGAGCAGGGAGCGCCGGTGGAACTGACCTCTGGCGCGAGTGGGAGAATCATCCTGGTCATCCGGAAGATACGGCGGTCGGCGCCGACTCCGGATTCCCTTCTCCGCGCGCTCATCTTCCTCCACTCCATCACCCTCTGGTTCCTCCTCCTCATCCGGAGCCGGAGCCCGCTCTCCTGGAAGGCGACCGCGACATCTGCCGTTTCCCAGGCTCCCCTGCGACTGAGGAACGGCGGAGGGAGGTGGTCGGCCTCCGTAGAGGACGAGGACGCGAGGCGGCGGCGGGCGCTAGCAGAGGAGACGAAGATGGGATCCTCGTCGGAGGAAGGGGTCGCGTGCCGATGCGAGACATTTGTGTTCGAGGGTCCGAGGAGGAACTCGCTCTTCTGCCGGTCGTGGCTACCTTCTTCTGGGGATTTGAG GGGTATAGTGGTGATACTTCATGGGCTGAATGAACACAG TGGTAGATACTCGCGCTTTGCTACGCAATTAAATGCATGCGACTTTGGAGTATATGCAATGGACTGGATAG GGCATGGTGGTAGTGATGGATTACATGGATATGTACCTTCTTTAGATTATGTTGTGGAGGACACT GTGAAGTTTCTGAAGAAAATCAAACATGAACATGAAGGTGTTCCATGTTTACTCTTTGGTCACTCCACTGGAGGAGCTATAGTTTTAAAG GCAGCTTGCTTTCCTCATATTGAAACTATGGTGGAAGGGGTCATAATGACATCTCCCGCATTGCGAGTGACACCATCTCATCCGATAGTAGGG GCTGTTGCTCCACTTATTTCTCTTGTGCTACCAAAGTTTCAATTCAAGGGAGCTAGCAAACCAGGCATTGCTGTGTCAAGAGACCCGGCAGCTTTGTCTGCCAAATACTCGGACCCATTAGTCTATACTGGACCAATAAGAGTTCGAACTGGGCATGAGATCCTGCGTCTCTCTTCCTACCTACTGAAGAAGATGAAGTCCATCACTGTCCCTTTCTTAGTCATGCATGGCACAGCCGACAGGGTCACCGATCCTCTGGCCTCTATGGATCTCTACAATGTGGCTGCATCAAAGCGCAAGGATATACGACTCTACGAGGGCTTGCTGCATGACCTTCTATTTGAGCCCGAGCGTGATGAAGTCGTCGCGGATATAATTAACTGGATCAAGAGGAGGTTGGACTTGGAGCAGAAATCTGATGAAGTGAACGAGTCCATGGAGAAAGCTATTTAG